A region from the Benincasa hispida cultivar B227 chromosome 10, ASM972705v1, whole genome shotgun sequence genome encodes:
- the LOC120087882 gene encoding BURP domain-containing protein BNM2A-like, translating into MALRLEVTPCSLILLGFLIIMVAQQSAARKLTDGYDKDIEQFVNLKINDQTNTHIKEVDDGHQKMSKNHSHAHASSHMEHLDPLLYVFFTLSDLKVGKNMPIYFPYSRPSETPKLLPKEEADSIPFSTSRLEYLLNLFSFPKYSPQAKAVEYTLNQCELESIKGETKFCAASLKSMLDFATKMLGGDTQLKVLTTTRLSNSTILLQNYTILEEPRETMAAKMVACHSMPYPYAIFYCHCQESNNRLFEILLGADNGDRVKASAICHMDTSQWDKDHASFKVLKTKPGASHVCHFVSTDSLVWLAA; encoded by the exons ATGGCTTTGCGTCTTGAAGTTACTCCTTGTTCTCTCATCCTTCTTGGTTTCCTCATTATAATG GTTGCACAACAAAGTGCTGCTAGGAAATTAACAGATGGCTATGATAAAGACATCGAACAGTTTGTGAATCTGAAAATTAATGATCAAACAAACACTCATATAAAGGAAGTTGATGATGGTCACCAGAAGATGAGCAAAAATCATAgtcatgctcatgcatcatctcACATGGAGCATTTAGATCCTTTGTTATATGTTTTCTTCACCTTAAGTGATTTGAAAGTTGGAAAAAACATGCCCATTTACTTTCCTTACTCAAGGCCATCAGAAACTCCAAAACTACTGCCTAAAGAAGAAGCTGATTCCATTCCTTTCTCTACATCACGACTTGAATACCTTCTAAATCTATTCTCTTTTCCAAAATACTCTCCCCAAGCCAAAGCTGTTGAATATACTCTTAACCAGTGTGAGCTAGAATCCATAAAAGGAGAGACCAAATTCTGTGCCGCTTCTTTAAAATCAATGCTGGATTTTGCTACAAAAATGTTGGGAGGTGATACTCAATTGAAAGTTTTGACCACCACTCGTCTCTCCAACTCCACTATCCTCCTTCAGAACTATACAATTTTGGAGGAACCCAGAGAAACAATGGCTGCAAAAATGGTGGCATGTCATAGTATGCCTTACCCTTATGCTATTTTTTACTGTCATTGCCAAGAAAGCAATAACAGGCTGTTTGAGATCTTACTAGGGGCTGACAATGGTGATAGAGTGAAAGCAAGTGCTATTTGCCACATGGATACTTCTCAATGGGACAAAGATCATGCCTCATTTAAAGTTCTGAAAACTAAACCAGGTGCTTCTCATGTTTGCCATTTTGTCTCTACAGATAGTTTAGTTTGGCTGGCTGCCTAA